The following are from one region of the Camelus ferus isolate YT-003-E chromosome 13, BCGSAC_Cfer_1.0, whole genome shotgun sequence genome:
- the ZFP69B gene encoding zinc finger protein 69 homolog B isoform X1, producing the protein MLQQLLITLPTEASTWVKLHHPEKAKEGAPVWEDVMKIFEEALPSQDADETQRECFEDEVTSGSLTAEPQELLTFKDICVDFTQEEWKQLAPSHRNLYREVMLENYGHLVSVGCQLSKPGVISQLEKGEEPWLTEREVSGGPSPDLESKTETKGSTLKNDISWEELHHGLMMERSTRGSTLISTLGRVSKCHKLENHQENQGMDEGQIPLIHKKTLTQERGQEPNKFEKSINVSSKVVPGPIGPSRRRHRKYDLSGKKNRYNLDLINHSRSYTRMKTFECSICEKIFKQLIHLTEHMRIHTGEKPFRCKECGKAFSQSSSLIPHQRIHTGEKPYECKECGKTFRHPSSLTQHVRIHTGEKPYECGVCEKAFSQSIGLIQHLRTHVREKTFTCKDCGKAFFQIRHLRQHEIIHSGVKPYICNVCSKTFSHSTYLTQHQRTHTGERPYKCKECGKAFSQRIHLSIHQRVHTGVKPYECSHCGKAFRHDSSFAKHQRIHTGEKPYDCNECGKAFSCSSSLIRHCKTHLRNTFSNDV; encoded by the exons ATGCTCCAGCAGCTCCTGATCACCCTGCCCACCGAGGCCAGCACCTGGGTGAAGTTGCACCATCCAGAGAAGGCCAAGGAGGGGGCACCTGTGTGGGAGGATGTGATGAAGATATTTGAAGAAG ctCTGCCATCGCAGGATGCTGATGAGACCCAGAGAGAATGTTTTGAGGATGAGGTGACCTCTGGGTCCCTAACAGCAGAACCCCAG GAACTGTTGACCTTCAAGGACATATGTGTGGACTTCACCCAGGAGGAGTGGAAGCAGCTGGCCCCTTCTCACCGGAATCTGTACCGGgaggtgatgctggagaactatGGGCACCTGGTCTCAGTGG GATGTCAGCTTTCCAAACCTGGTGTGATTTCCCAgttggagaaaggagaggagccATGGCTGACGGAGAGAGAGGTTTCAGGAGGTCCGAGTCCAG actTGGAGAGCAAAACAGAAACCAAAGGGTCAACTTTAAAGAATGACATTTCATGGGAAGAATTACACCATGGCTTGATGATGGAAAGGTCCACAAGAGGAAGCACCTTGATTTCCACATTGGGAAGAGTCTCCAAATGTCATAAGTTAGAAAACCACCAGGAGAACCAAGGAATGGATGAGGGGCAAATCCCCTTGATCCACAAGAAAACACTCACTCAGGAGAGAGGCCAAGAACCTAACAAATTTGAGAAAAGTATTAATGTGAGCTCAAAAGTTGTTCCCGGACCAATAGGTCCTTCAAGAAGAAGACACCGTAAATATGACctatctggaaagaaaaatagatacaaTTTAGATTTGATTAATCATTCAAGGAGTTATACAAGGATGAAAACCTTTGAATGTAGTATTTGTGAAAAAATCTTCAAACAGCTCATTCATCTTACAGAACATatgagaattcatactggagagaaacctttcAGATGCAAGGAGTGTGGAAAAGCCTTTAGCCAGAGTTCATCCCTTATTCCacatcagagaatccacactggTGAGAAACCCTACGAGTGTAAGGAATGCGGGAAAACCTTCAGACATCCATCATCTCTTACTCAACATGTTAGAATTCATACTGGGGAGAAGCCCTATGAATGTGGTGTATGTGAGAAAGCATTCAGCCAGAGCATTGGGCTGATCCAGCATCTGAGAACTCATGTCAGAGAGAAGACTTTTACATGCAAAGACTGTGGAAAAGCATTTTTTCAGATTAGACACCTTAGGCAACATGAGATTATTCATAGTGGTGTGAAACCTTATATTTGTAATGTGTGCAGTAAAACCTTCAGTCACAGCACATACCTAACTCAGCACCAGAGAACTCATACTGGGGAAAgaccatataaatgtaaggaatgtgggaaagcctttagcCAGAGAATACATCTTTCTATCCATCAAAGAGTCCATACTGGAGTGAAGCCTTATGAATGCAGTCATTGTGGGAAAGCCTTTAGGCATGATTCATCCTTTGCCAAACATCAGAGGATTCATACTGGAGAAAAACCGTATGATtgtaatgaatgtggaaaagccttcagcTGTAGTTCATCACTTATTCGACACTGCAAAACACATTTAAGAAATACCTTCAGCAATGATGTAtga
- the ZFP69B gene encoding zinc finger protein 69 homolog B isoform X2, producing MLENYGHLVSVGCQLSKPGVISQLEKGEEPWLTEREVSGGPSPDLESKTETKGSTLKNDISWEELHHGLMMERSTRGSTLISTLGRVSKCHKLENHQENQGMDEGQIPLIHKKTLTQERGQEPNKFEKSINVSSKVVPGPIGPSRRRHRKYDLSGKKNRYNLDLINHSRSYTRMKTFECSICEKIFKQLIHLTEHMRIHTGEKPFRCKECGKAFSQSSSLIPHQRIHTGEKPYECKECGKTFRHPSSLTQHVRIHTGEKPYECGVCEKAFSQSIGLIQHLRTHVREKTFTCKDCGKAFFQIRHLRQHEIIHSGVKPYICNVCSKTFSHSTYLTQHQRTHTGERPYKCKECGKAFSQRIHLSIHQRVHTGVKPYECSHCGKAFRHDSSFAKHQRIHTGEKPYDCNECGKAFSCSSSLIRHCKTHLRNTFSNDV from the exons atgctggagaactatGGGCACCTGGTCTCAGTGG GATGTCAGCTTTCCAAACCTGGTGTGATTTCCCAgttggagaaaggagaggagccATGGCTGACGGAGAGAGAGGTTTCAGGAGGTCCGAGTCCAG actTGGAGAGCAAAACAGAAACCAAAGGGTCAACTTTAAAGAATGACATTTCATGGGAAGAATTACACCATGGCTTGATGATGGAAAGGTCCACAAGAGGAAGCACCTTGATTTCCACATTGGGAAGAGTCTCCAAATGTCATAAGTTAGAAAACCACCAGGAGAACCAAGGAATGGATGAGGGGCAAATCCCCTTGATCCACAAGAAAACACTCACTCAGGAGAGAGGCCAAGAACCTAACAAATTTGAGAAAAGTATTAATGTGAGCTCAAAAGTTGTTCCCGGACCAATAGGTCCTTCAAGAAGAAGACACCGTAAATATGACctatctggaaagaaaaatagatacaaTTTAGATTTGATTAATCATTCAAGGAGTTATACAAGGATGAAAACCTTTGAATGTAGTATTTGTGAAAAAATCTTCAAACAGCTCATTCATCTTACAGAACATatgagaattcatactggagagaaacctttcAGATGCAAGGAGTGTGGAAAAGCCTTTAGCCAGAGTTCATCCCTTATTCCacatcagagaatccacactggTGAGAAACCCTACGAGTGTAAGGAATGCGGGAAAACCTTCAGACATCCATCATCTCTTACTCAACATGTTAGAATTCATACTGGGGAGAAGCCCTATGAATGTGGTGTATGTGAGAAAGCATTCAGCCAGAGCATTGGGCTGATCCAGCATCTGAGAACTCATGTCAGAGAGAAGACTTTTACATGCAAAGACTGTGGAAAAGCATTTTTTCAGATTAGACACCTTAGGCAACATGAGATTATTCATAGTGGTGTGAAACCTTATATTTGTAATGTGTGCAGTAAAACCTTCAGTCACAGCACATACCTAACTCAGCACCAGAGAACTCATACTGGGGAAAgaccatataaatgtaaggaatgtgggaaagcctttagcCAGAGAATACATCTTTCTATCCATCAAAGAGTCCATACTGGAGTGAAGCCTTATGAATGCAGTCATTGTGGGAAAGCCTTTAGGCATGATTCATCCTTTGCCAAACATCAGAGGATTCATACTGGAGAAAAACCGTATGATtgtaatgaatgtggaaaagccttcagcTGTAGTTCATCACTTATTCGACACTGCAAAACACATTTAAGAAATACCTTCAGCAATGATGTAtga